One Defluviimonas aquaemixtae DNA window includes the following coding sequences:
- a CDS encoding DUF2794 domain-containing protein — protein MTVQPPPPFRAHPHPQEQVSFNRAELGLILGLYGRMVAAGEWRDYALSFLRDMAVFAVFRRAAEFPIYRIEKRPRLRNRQGMYAVIGMDGRILKRGHELPVVLRVLERQLIRPVN, from the coding sequence ATGACGGTCCAGCCACCGCCTCCCTTCCGTGCCCATCCCCACCCGCAGGAGCAGGTCTCCTTCAACCGTGCAGAACTTGGTCTGATACTGGGGCTCTACGGTCGCATGGTCGCGGCTGGCGAGTGGCGCGACTACGCGCTGTCGTTTCTGCGCGACATGGCCGTGTTCGCGGTCTTCCGCCGCGCCGCGGAGTTCCCAATCTACCGGATCGAGAAGCGGCCGCGGCTGAGGAACCGCCAAGGAATGTATGCCGTCATCGGCATGGACGGGCGGATCCTGAAGCGCGGGCATGAGCTACCGGTCGTCCTGCGCGTTCTTGAACGCCAGCTGATCCGGCCTGTGAACTGA
- a CDS encoding ATP-dependent Clp protease proteolytic subunit yields MKKLVAALSVVLLGTLTIDWFAGEATTAIPAIETTKVDEGDKLKCTGKHKRFVLDDKVDWGLTGKIFDTVIPCLEGGFSQEIVINSPGGSPTTAHGVYEALRIADTQNRLTTTVYGNSHSAAVYVFLAGATRNISCSSTMQIHPVTLRVVASSNDRTELNSFPERWEKTEERSINILAHRTKLTKDEVRELKLGHRLLTAEDALGHGIATEIIGC; encoded by the coding sequence ATGAAAAAGCTTGTAGCCGCACTTTCAGTAGTGCTTCTCGGTACGCTCACTATCGACTGGTTTGCCGGAGAAGCGACAACGGCGATTCCGGCCATTGAAACGACCAAGGTGGACGAGGGCGACAAGCTCAAGTGCACCGGAAAACACAAGCGATTTGTGCTCGATGACAAGGTCGACTGGGGTCTAACCGGCAAAATCTTCGATACGGTCATCCCCTGCCTGGAAGGCGGCTTCTCCCAAGAGATCGTCATCAATTCACCCGGCGGCAGCCCGACGACGGCGCACGGCGTCTACGAAGCGCTTCGGATCGCAGACACACAGAACAGGCTGACCACGACCGTCTACGGCAACAGCCACTCGGCGGCCGTGTACGTGTTCCTCGCCGGCGCAACCCGGAACATCAGCTGCAGCAGCACGATGCAGATACACCCCGTCACGCTCAGGGTAGTGGCCAGTTCAAACGACAGGACTGAGCTCAACAGCTTCCCGGAACGGTGGGAGAAGACCGAAGAACGTTCGATCAACATTTTGGCCCACCGTACAAAGCTTACCAAGGACGAGGTCCGTGAACTCAAGCTGGGGCACCGCCTGCTTACGGCCGAAGACGCTCTGGGGCATGGCATCGCCACCGAGATCATCGGCTGCTGA
- a CDS encoding NAD-dependent succinate-semialdehyde dehydrogenase: MLDTATDLRSLLKDPSLLVTKAYVAGQWIDADDGTSFEVTNPARGDVICSVPDLSRVETARAIEAAAAAQKDWAARTGKDRAGVLRKWHDLMVANADDLGAILTAEMGKPLAEAKGEILYGASFVEWFAEEAKRVYGETIPGHQPDKRITVIRQPIGVAASITPWNFPNAMIARKVAPALAVGCGFVARPAAETPLSALAMAVLADRAGIPAGLISVITSKKSSEIGKEFCENPIVRKLTFTGSTEVGRILLRQAADQVMKCSMELGGNAPFIVFDDADLDAAVEGAMISKFRNNGQTCVCANRIYVQAGVYDEFARKLAEAVAKLNVGDGLQEGVTTGPLINDSAVAKVEEHLADALAGGGNVLTGGKRHTLGGTFFEPTVVTGVTQEMKVSTEETFGPLAPLFKFETEEEAIRLANDTIFGLASYFYARDIGRITRVQEGLEYGMVGVNTGLISTEVAPFGGVKQSGLGREGSRHGVEDYLEMKYICLSV; encoded by the coding sequence ATGCTTGATACCGCTACCGATCTCCGCTCGCTCCTGAAAGACCCCTCGCTTCTGGTTACAAAGGCCTATGTCGCCGGGCAATGGATTGATGCTGACGACGGCACGAGCTTTGAGGTCACCAATCCGGCGCGAGGCGACGTCATCTGTTCCGTACCCGATCTCAGCCGCGTCGAAACCGCCCGTGCCATCGAGGCGGCTGCCGCAGCGCAGAAGGACTGGGCGGCGCGCACCGGCAAGGACCGCGCAGGCGTCCTGCGCAAGTGGCACGATCTCATGGTCGCCAACGCCGACGACCTGGGCGCGATCCTGACGGCCGAGATGGGCAAGCCCTTGGCCGAAGCGAAGGGCGAGATTCTCTACGGCGCCTCCTTCGTCGAATGGTTCGCGGAGGAGGCCAAGCGCGTCTACGGCGAGACCATCCCCGGCCATCAGCCTGACAAGCGGATCACAGTGATTAGGCAGCCGATCGGGGTCGCGGCCTCGATCACGCCGTGGAACTTCCCGAACGCCATGATCGCGCGGAAGGTCGCGCCCGCGCTCGCCGTCGGCTGCGGCTTTGTCGCACGGCCCGCGGCCGAGACGCCGCTCTCGGCACTCGCCATGGCGGTGCTGGCCGACCGCGCGGGCATTCCCGCGGGGCTCATTTCGGTTATCACATCGAAGAAATCCTCAGAGATCGGCAAGGAATTCTGCGAGAACCCGATCGTCCGAAAACTGACCTTCACCGGCTCGACCGAAGTCGGTCGCATTCTCCTGCGTCAGGCGGCCGACCAGGTCATGAAATGCTCGATGGAGCTTGGCGGCAATGCGCCTTTCATCGTCTTCGACGACGCCGATCTCGACGCGGCGGTCGAGGGCGCCATGATTTCCAAGTTCCGCAACAACGGTCAGACCTGCGTCTGCGCGAACCGGATCTACGTGCAGGCGGGCGTCTATGACGAATTCGCCCGCAAGTTGGCCGAGGCGGTGGCGAAGCTCAATGTCGGCGACGGATTGCAGGAAGGCGTGACCACTGGCCCGCTGATCAACGATTCGGCCGTCGCCAAGGTCGAGGAGCATCTGGCCGACGCGCTGGCGGGTGGCGGCAACGTCCTGACGGGCGGCAAGCGTCACACGCTTGGCGGCACGTTCTTCGAGCCAACCGTGGTGACGGGGGTCACGCAAGAGATGAAGGTTTCCACCGAAGAAACCTTCGGGCCGCTCGCGCCGCTGTTCAAGTTCGAGACCGAGGAAGAGGCGATCCGGCTCGCCAACGACACGATCTTCGGCCTCGCCTCGTATTTCTATGCCCGCGATATCGGCCGCATCACGCGGGTGCAGGAGGGATTGGAATACGGCATGGTGGGCGTAAACACTGGCCTCATCTCCACCGAGGTCGCGCCCTTCGGCGGCGTGAAGCAGTCAGGCCTCGGTCGCGAAGGTTCGCGCCATGGGGTCGAGGACTACCTCGAGATGAAGTACATCTGTCTGTCGGTCTGA
- a CDS encoding alpha/beta hydrolase yields the protein MRYDEAFENAKHIPGGAGYPPRWAAKAAEFRDSLGDRARLGLSYGGSGANWFDLFLPADVPEGLLVFIHGGYWLRFGPRDFSHLAQGALAHGWAVAMPAYTLAPAAKISAMTAEIAAALGVVATEVAGPIVVAGHSAGGHLAARIACLGLKLPGDVAEHLRRVAPISPLSDLRPLMETTMNDELRLDAAEARAESPALLARRPGLPVHIWVGGDERPVFLDQARRLGNAWACPVTIDPGKHHFDVIEGLEDAASPLLSALLG from the coding sequence ATGAGATATGACGAGGCATTCGAGAATGCAAAGCATATTCCCGGAGGCGCCGGTTATCCGCCGCGCTGGGCGGCAAAGGCGGCAGAGTTTCGCGACAGCCTCGGCGACCGGGCGCGGCTCGGCCTGAGTTATGGCGGGTCAGGGGCGAACTGGTTCGACCTTTTCCTGCCCGCCGATGTGCCGGAGGGCCTTCTGGTCTTCATTCATGGCGGCTACTGGCTGCGTTTCGGGCCGCGCGATTTCTCGCACCTCGCCCAGGGCGCTCTCGCGCACGGCTGGGCAGTGGCGATGCCGGCCTACACGCTCGCGCCCGCAGCGAAGATTTCAGCGATGACGGCCGAGATCGCGGCGGCGCTCGGTGTGGTGGCGACTGAAGTCGCGGGGCCCATTGTCGTTGCGGGCCATTCCGCCGGCGGCCATCTGGCCGCACGGATAGCCTGCCTGGGTCTCAAACTGCCCGGCGACGTGGCAGAGCACCTGCGTCGCGTCGCGCCCATTTCGCCGCTCTCGGACCTGCGCCCGCTCATGGAGACGACGATGAACGACGAGCTGAGGCTTGACGCGGCCGAGGCGCGGGCCGAGAGCCCGGCACTTCTGGCGCGCCGCCCGGGCCTTCCCGTCCACATCTGGGTCGGTGGAGATGAGCGGCCAGTCTTCCTCGACCAGGCGCGGCGGCTCGGAAATGCCTGGGCCTGCCCCGTCACCATCGATCCCGGCAAGCATCATTTCGACGTGATCGAAGGGCTGGAGGACGCGGCTAGCCCGCTTCTGAGCGCGCTTCTCGGCTGA
- a CDS encoding class I SAM-dependent methyltransferase, whose product MDEDRLYRDAALARFYDLDNGWTDDRSFCLNMARGCASVLDLGCGTGELAIRIAGDYHTAVTAVDPALAMLNLARSKRGAGRVTWVEADARDLDLGRSFDLIVMTGHAFQSLLSERDRAACLTAFARHLAPEGRFIFDSRNPARCEWREWRPALSRREIADPEFGSVAAWNDVAWDSANYIATYETVYLVTSDGHEFRASSQIAFPSLKELKRLIAAAGLTVDTWFGDWTGAPLAADSAEFIPLGRRA is encoded by the coding sequence ATGGATGAAGACCGGCTTTATCGCGATGCCGCGCTGGCCCGGTTCTACGATCTCGACAACGGCTGGACGGACGACCGCAGCTTCTGTCTGAACATGGCTCGCGGGTGCGCCTCCGTGCTTGATCTCGGCTGTGGCACTGGCGAGCTCGCGATCCGGATCGCAGGCGATTACCACACTGCCGTCACCGCGGTCGATCCCGCCCTCGCGATGTTGAATCTCGCGCGGTCCAAGCGGGGCGCGGGCCGGGTCACGTGGGTGGAGGCGGACGCCCGAGACCTCGACCTCGGGCGCAGCTTCGATCTGATCGTGATGACCGGCCACGCATTCCAATCTCTGCTGTCCGAACGGGATCGCGCAGCGTGCCTAACCGCCTTCGCACGACACCTCGCGCCGGAGGGGCGGTTCATCTTCGACAGCCGCAATCCCGCCCGGTGCGAATGGCGCGAATGGCGGCCCGCCCTCTCCCGCCGCGAGATCGCCGATCCTGAATTCGGCTCCGTCGCCGCCTGGAACGATGTTGCCTGGGATTCGGCTAACTACATTGCGACCTACGAAACCGTCTATCTTGTGACGTCGGATGGCCACGAATTCCGCGCCTCGTCGCAGATCGCCTTTCCGTCGCTGAAGGAGCTCAAGCGGCTGATTGCTGCGGCCGGACTCACCGTCGACACTTGGTTCGGCGACTGGACCGGCGCGCCGCTTGCCGCAGACAGCGCCGAGTTCATTCCGCTCGGGCGTCGCGCGTGA
- a CDS encoding P1 family peptidase: MRPGARNLITDVAGLSVGNAEDHVIRTGATVLLGARPFTAAVHVMGGAPGTRETDLLAPDKLVHEVDALVLSGGSAFGLDAASGVADGLRAMGRGFAVGDARVPIVPGAILFDLLNGGDKSWAENPYKRLGRAALAAVAPDFALGTAGAGTGATTQGLKGGLGSASAILENGVTVGALVAVNALGSVTIGHSPQFWAAPWEIGVEFGGLGLPAQFEPAREPAADKRAKEATTIAVVATDAVLSQAETLRMAVAAHDGMARAIVPSHTPFDGDLVFAAATGEKPLADRSSALFLIGHAAAACLARAIARAVYAAEARPGDVLPAWSDRFGHG; the protein is encoded by the coding sequence ATGCGGCCGGGCGCGCGAAACCTCATCACGGATGTCGCGGGCCTCAGCGTCGGGAATGCCGAAGATCACGTGATCCGAACCGGCGCGACCGTCCTTCTGGGCGCACGGCCGTTCACGGCCGCAGTTCACGTCATGGGCGGCGCGCCCGGCACACGCGAAACCGACCTGCTGGCACCGGACAAGCTCGTCCACGAGGTCGACGCGCTGGTGCTGTCGGGCGGGTCGGCCTTCGGCCTCGATGCCGCCTCGGGCGTCGCCGACGGGCTCCGGGCAATGGGGCGCGGCTTCGCCGTGGGTGACGCCCGCGTACCGATCGTTCCGGGGGCGATCCTCTTCGATCTTCTGAACGGCGGTGACAAAAGTTGGGCCGAGAACCCCTATAAGCGGCTCGGCCGCGCCGCGCTCGCCGCGGTCGCTCCGGATTTCGCGCTCGGGACGGCGGGGGCGGGCACCGGTGCTACAACGCAGGGGCTGAAGGGCGGCCTGGGCTCCGCCTCGGCGATCCTCGAGAACGGCGTCACTGTAGGCGCGCTCGTCGCGGTCAACGCGCTCGGCTCGGTAACCATTGGTCACAGTCCACAGTTTTGGGCTGCGCCGTGGGAGATCGGCGTAGAGTTCGGCGGGCTCGGCCTGCCGGCGCAGTTCGAACCTGCACGTGAGCCCGCCGCCGACAAGCGGGCAAAGGAGGCCACCACGATCGCCGTCGTCGCGACCGACGCCGTCCTCAGTCAGGCCGAGACGCTGCGCATGGCGGTCGCGGCCCATGACGGCATGGCCCGAGCAATCGTGCCCTCGCATACTCCCTTTGACGGAGATCTGGTGTTTGCAGCGGCGACGGGGGAGAAGCCGCTCGCCGACCGGTCCTCGGCGCTCTTCCTAATTGGCCACGCCGCCGCCGCGTGCCTCGCCCGGGCCATCGCCCGCGCAGTCTATGCGGCGGAGGCGCGGCCCGGCGATGTGCTGCCGGCATGGTCCGACCGATTCGGCCATGGATGA
- a CDS encoding cupin domain-containing protein, giving the protein MKIVNLAEKFSTFDTHWDPKVVAEYNGNDIMVVKFEGEFPFHDHPDTDDFFFVIEGEVLLDVENETHVLHPGELFVVPKGVRHRPRAEREAKVLLIEPRGTPNTGDPTTAAPKDRI; this is encoded by the coding sequence ATGAAAATCGTCAATCTCGCCGAGAAGTTCTCGACGTTCGACACGCACTGGGACCCGAAGGTCGTCGCCGAATACAACGGCAACGACATCATGGTGGTGAAGTTCGAAGGCGAGTTCCCCTTCCACGACCATCCCGACACCGATGATTTCTTTTTCGTGATCGAGGGCGAGGTGTTGCTCGATGTCGAGAACGAGACGCACGTGCTGCACCCAGGCGAGCTTTTCGTCGTGCCGAAGGGCGTGCGCCACCGGCCGCGGGCCGAGCGGGAGGCAAAAGTTCTGCTCATCGAACCCAGGGGCACGCCGAACACCGGCGACCCGACCACCGCCGCTCCGAAGGACCGGATCTGA
- a CDS encoding SDR family oxidoreductase, whose translation MRLTGKTAIVTGAGSGFGAGIARRFAAEGARVMVADINSGAAEAVAAEIGGIAQRVDVSMAESVAELATLAEHGLGGVDILVNNAGVTHAPAALEDVTEADFDRVFAVNCKSVYLTACALVPAMKARGAGAILNVASTAGLSPRPRLNWYNASKGWMVTATKAMAVELAPAGLRVNAICPVAGETPLLKSFLGEDTPEMRAKFLATIPIGRFSTPEDMGNAAVFLCSDEASMITGVALEVDGGRCI comes from the coding sequence ATGCGACTGACTGGAAAGACGGCGATCGTGACCGGAGCAGGATCGGGCTTTGGCGCCGGTATCGCGCGCAGGTTCGCGGCCGAAGGCGCACGGGTCATGGTTGCCGACATCAATTCGGGGGCCGCCGAAGCGGTCGCGGCCGAGATTGGCGGCATTGCGCAGCGCGTCGATGTCTCGATGGCCGAAAGCGTGGCTGAGCTGGCCACGTTGGCCGAGCACGGCCTCGGTGGAGTCGATATCTTGGTCAACAACGCCGGCGTGACCCACGCGCCCGCAGCGCTCGAAGACGTGACGGAGGCCGATTTCGACCGGGTCTTCGCGGTCAACTGCAAATCCGTTTACCTAACTGCCTGTGCGCTTGTGCCGGCCATGAAGGCGCGGGGCGCGGGGGCGATCCTAAACGTCGCCTCGACCGCGGGGCTGTCGCCCCGGCCCCGGCTCAACTGGTACAACGCCTCGAAGGGTTGGATGGTCACCGCGACGAAGGCGATGGCGGTGGAACTGGCGCCTGCCGGCCTGCGGGTCAACGCGATCTGCCCGGTGGCGGGCGAGACGCCGCTTCTGAAGAGCTTCCTCGGCGAGGACACGCCCGAGATGCGGGCGAAGTTCCTCGCCACGATCCCCATCGGGCGCTTCTCGACGCCTGAGGACATGGGAAACGCCGCCGTCTTTCTCTGTTCGGACGAGGCGTCGATGATCACCGGCGTGGCGCTCGAGGTCGATGGCGGGCGCTGCATCTGA
- a CDS encoding VOC family protein, with amino-acid sequence MINGAHVVVYSADAGADRAFLREVMGLSSVDAGDGWLIFALPPAEVAVHPAETGGSHELFLMCDDIDGLRTDLLAKYIEIGDVSDEGWGRLAVMVLPGGGKLGIYEPRHARP; translated from the coding sequence ATGATCAACGGAGCGCATGTCGTCGTCTATTCCGCCGATGCTGGTGCCGACCGCGCCTTCCTGCGCGAGGTGATGGGCCTGTCCTCCGTCGACGCCGGCGACGGCTGGCTGATATTCGCGCTGCCGCCCGCCGAGGTGGCGGTCCACCCGGCCGAGACGGGTGGAAGCCACGAACTCTTCCTTATGTGCGACGACATCGACGGGCTCCGCACCGATCTGCTCGCCAAGTACATCGAGATCGGCGATGTCAGCGACGAGGGCTGGGGTCGGCTCGCGGTGATGGTACTTCCGGGTGGTGGAAAGCTCGGCATCTACGAGCCGCGCCACGCGCGGCCCTGA
- a CDS encoding DUF72 domain-containing protein: MAGRIGIGIGGWTFEPWRGSFYPEGLARKRELEYAASRLTSIEINGTYYGSQKPESFARWRDETPDGFVFAVKGPRFATNRRVLAEAGDSIERFFASGLLLLGDKLGPVNWQFMATKKFDPEDFAAFLNLLPKSVEGRAIRHAVEVRHESFRSPDFVALVRDYGVAIVLAGDSEFPQIADPTAPFAYLRIMGTTEAEPAGYSAAALDLWAARARALAEGRVPEGLVMVEEPPAVPAPRDVFLYVIAGHKATNPATAQALITRLG, translated from the coding sequence ATGGCGGGCAGGATCGGCATCGGAATCGGCGGGTGGACCTTTGAACCCTGGCGCGGATCTTTCTATCCAGAAGGCCTCGCGCGGAAGCGCGAGTTGGAATATGCCGCGAGCCGGCTCACCTCGATCGAGATCAACGGCACCTACTACGGTTCGCAGAAGCCGGAAAGCTTCGCGCGCTGGCGCGACGAGACGCCAGACGGTTTCGTCTTTGCGGTCAAGGGGCCGCGGTTCGCAACCAACCGCCGCGTCCTGGCCGAAGCGGGGGATTCGATCGAGCGGTTCTTTGCGAGTGGCCTGCTGCTGCTCGGCGACAAGCTTGGCCCGGTGAACTGGCAATTCATGGCCACCAAGAAGTTCGATCCCGAGGACTTCGCGGCTTTCCTCAATCTTCTGCCGAAAAGCGTCGAAGGCCGCGCGATCCGCCATGCGGTAGAAGTCCGGCACGAGAGTTTCCGGTCGCCGGACTTCGTGGCGCTCGTGCGCGACTACGGCGTCGCCATCGTGCTGGCGGGGGACAGCGAGTTTCCCCAGATCGCCGATCCGACCGCGCCATTCGCCTATCTGCGGATCATGGGCACGACAGAGGCGGAGCCTGCAGGCTATTCCGCCGCTGCGCTCGACCTCTGGGCAGCGCGGGCACGGGCGCTGGCGGAAGGGAGGGTGCCGGAGGGACTGGTGATGGTGGAGGAGCCGCCCGCCGTACCGGCGCCGCGCGATGTGTTCCTCTACGTGATCGCCGGACACAAGGCGACCAATCCGGCCACCGCCCAGGCGCTGATTACGCGCCTCGGCTGA
- a CDS encoding ABC transporter ATP-binding protein: MTLLSVRNLSLAIHGLPILSDVSFDIAPGETFGLVGESGSGKSMTALAVLGLLPPGARVSGEARFTGDNLLALPERRLTRIRGNEIGMIFQEPMTALNPMKTIGDQVAETLLIHRAATRAEARAVAREKLARVGLPGDRFPLSRYPHELSGGQRQRVAIAMAIALRPKLLIADEPTTALDVTTQAQILDLLEGLTKDEEMALMLITHDLAVVAGMASHVAVMQSGRIVENGRTDTVFRRRAHDYTRRLFAASEHQPLRRPQTRPDTLLTVEDAVREYVLPRPSPFAPHPRLRAVDGVSLRIRQGESVGLVGESGCGKSTLTRAILGLDPVQSGTIRLESAAVTAGRAMPRAVRARMQVVFQDPYGSFNPRHQVSRLIAEPFHLTGTPNDARDRVAAALEEVGLAASDMEKYIHEFSGGQRQRIAIARALIIRPDLIVLDEAVSALDVRVRAQVLDLLVRLQESHGLAYLFVSHDLSVVRSITDRVLVMQSGRIVEEGETERVFAAPSHPYTQRLIAATPVIPADWKESA; this comes from the coding sequence ATGACGCTGCTGTCGGTCCGGAACCTCTCGCTGGCGATCCACGGGCTCCCCATCCTTTCGGATGTCTCCTTCGATATTGCCCCGGGCGAGACCTTCGGCCTTGTGGGCGAATCCGGCTCGGGCAAGTCTATGACGGCGCTCGCCGTGCTGGGGCTTCTGCCGCCCGGGGCACGCGTTTCGGGCGAGGCCCGCTTCACCGGCGACAATCTCCTGGCGCTGCCCGAGCGCCGACTGACCCGTATCCGCGGCAACGAGATCGGCATGATCTTTCAGGAGCCCATGACCGCGCTCAATCCGATGAAGACCATCGGCGACCAGGTCGCCGAGACGCTTCTCATCCACCGCGCCGCCACCCGCGCCGAGGCGCGCGCGGTCGCCCGCGAGAAGCTCGCCCGCGTCGGCCTGCCCGGGGACCGCTTCCCGCTCTCGCGCTACCCCCATGAGCTTTCCGGGGGCCAGCGTCAGCGGGTCGCGATCGCCATGGCCATCGCACTGAGGCCGAAGCTCCTCATCGCCGACGAACCCACGACGGCGCTCGACGTCACGACCCAGGCGCAGATCCTCGATCTTCTCGAAGGGCTGACGAAAGACGAGGAAATGGCGCTCATGCTCATCACGCACGACCTCGCCGTCGTGGCGGGCATGGCGAGCCATGTCGCGGTCATGCAATCTGGCCGGATCGTCGAGAACGGCAGGACGGATACCGTCTTCCGGCGGCGGGCGCACGACTACACGCGACGGCTCTTCGCCGCGTCCGAACACCAGCCTCTGCGCCGACCACAGACCCGCCCCGACACGCTCCTGACCGTGGAAGACGCCGTGCGGGAGTACGTGCTGCCCCGACCCTCCCCTTTCGCGCCACACCCCCGGCTCCGCGCCGTCGACGGCGTGAGTCTGAGGATCCGGCAGGGCGAAAGCGTGGGCCTTGTCGGCGAATCCGGTTGCGGCAAGTCCACGCTCACCCGCGCCATTCTCGGGCTCGACCCGGTCCAGTCCGGCACGATCCGCCTCGAGAGCGCCGCGGTCACGGCAGGCCGCGCAATGCCCCGCGCAGTGCGCGCGCGAATGCAGGTCGTGTTTCAGGACCCCTATGGCAGCTTCAATCCGCGCCACCAGGTCAGCAGGCTGATTGCCGAACCATTCCACCTGACCGGAACCCCGAACGACGCCCGCGACCGCGTCGCGGCGGCGCTCGAGGAAGTCGGCCTTGCGGCCTCCGACATGGAAAAGTACATCCACGAATTCTCCGGTGGCCAGCGCCAGCGCATCGCCATCGCACGGGCGCTCATCATCCGGCCCGACCTTATCGTGCTGGACGAAGCCGTCTCCGCGCTCGACGTCCGGGTCCGCGCCCAGGTCCTCGACCTCCTCGTGCGGCTTCAGGAAAGCCACGGACTCGCCTACCTGTTCGTCAGCCACGACCTTTCGGTCGTGCGCTCGATCACCGACCGCGTCCTCGTCATGCAGTCCGGCCGCATCGTGGAAGAGGGCGAGACGGAACGCGTCTTCGCGGCGCCAAGCCATCCGTATACACAACGGCTCATCGCGGCGACGCCGGTGATCCCGGCCGACTGGAAGGAAAGTGCGTAG
- a CDS encoding ABC transporter permease, whose product MRLSFVLGIALSLAALLAAAISLVWTPHDVTALTIAERLEPPSPNHWLGTDHFGRDIGSMLMSGAQTSIAVALVAVGIGMGLGVPLGLLAAANRGSLIDEVVMRGNDLIFAFPSLVIAILITAVFGPSAVNAILAIGIFNIPVFARVTRGGALSLWTLDFIRAAEVAGKRAARISVEHILPNVTNLLIVQGTIQFSLGILAEAGLSYVGLGAQPPTPSWGRMLAEAQTMVTLAPHVAIFPGLAIVFTVLGLNLLGDGLRDHLDPRLRRVR is encoded by the coding sequence ATGAGGCTGTCCTTCGTCCTCGGAATCGCGCTCTCGCTCGCGGCCCTTCTCGCCGCCGCCATCTCGCTCGTCTGGACGCCCCACGACGTCACCGCGCTCACCATCGCGGAGCGCCTAGAGCCCCCCTCGCCCAACCACTGGCTCGGCACCGACCATTTCGGCCGCGACATCGGCTCGATGCTGATGTCGGGCGCCCAGACCTCGATCGCCGTCGCGCTCGTCGCCGTCGGCATCGGCATGGGGCTCGGCGTGCCGCTCGGGCTCCTCGCCGCCGCCAACCGGGGCAGCCTGATCGACGAGGTCGTGATGCGCGGCAACGATCTGATCTTCGCCTTCCCTTCTCTCGTCATCGCAATCCTGATCACCGCCGTCTTCGGGCCCTCGGCCGTCAACGCGATCCTCGCCATCGGCATCTTCAACATCCCGGTCTTCGCCCGCGTGACCCGCGGCGGCGCGCTTTCTCTCTGGACGCTCGACTTCATCCGTGCCGCCGAGGTCGCAGGCAAACGCGCCGCCCGCATCTCGGTCGAGCACATCCTGCCCAATGTCACGAATCTGCTGATCGTGCAGGGCACGATCCAGTTCTCCCTCGGCATCCTCGCCGAAGCGGGCCTCAGCTATGTCGGGCTCGGCGCCCAGCCGCCGACACCGTCCTGGGGGCGGATGCTGGCCGAGGCGCAGACGATGGTGACGCTCGCCCCTCACGTCGCGATCTTCCCGGGCCTCGCCATCGTCTTCACCGTCCTCGGCCTCAACCTCCTTGGCGACGGCCTCCGCGATCATCTCGACCCTCGCCTGAGACGCGTCCGATGA